One part of the Botrytis cinerea B05.10 chromosome 8, complete sequence genome encodes these proteins:
- the Bcria1 gene encoding Bcria1, whose translation MPIVNPEKLVALQQNAPDIRNICILAHVDHGKTSLSDALIATNGIISPKLAGKIRYLDSRPDEQTRGITMESSAISLYFSMLRRNAPDATPEKKEYLINLIDSPGHIDFSSEVSTASRLCDGAVVLVDAVEGVCSQTVTVLRQTWVEHMKPLLVINKMDRLITELKMTPAEAYTHLSKLLEQVNAVLGSFFQGERMEEDLNWREKVDERIAAAAAKEQEKTANDGSTSIDTEAINEFQEKDDEDIYFAPEKNNVIFSSAIDGWAFTVRQFASLYEKKLGIKRTAMEKVLWGDFYLDPKTKKVLGPKHLKGRNLKPLFVQLVLEQVWAVYAATTGGDNGKGDPATTEKITKSLNITLPPHVTRSRDPRAILTTLFSAWLPLSTALLVSVIESLPAPPVAQEGRLPALIDESPGASHVDPKVREAMIKFKTSKEEPVVAYVSKMVSIPESELPENKRRGGALSPEEALEMGRRKRAEIARQQALEEASSSVDGVSDALGAVSLEEPAEEEKKTDPEHLIGFARIYSGTLSVGDSIYVLPPKFSPANPHNSPEPKKVTVTALYLLMGRGLEPLTSVPAGVVFGIGGLEGHILKSGTLCSQLEGSVNLAGVNMGSQPIVRVALEPAWPGDLDKMIRGLKLLVQSDPCAEYEQFASGEHVLLTAGELHLERCLTDLRERFAGCDIQAGEPIVPYRETIVKAEDMKPPADKELGRGTVVLSTTSKQITIKLRVRPLPVEVTEFLGKNAGAIKRLYSDRQAEEKSKKTGDDSTQESAEQEEVDEVLGGEKVMSLNEFKKELQKTFEGVKGQKDIWASAVDQITAFGPRRTGPNLLLDSTADGILGKFLREDTTADSQESATQTQALQARSFSDKISYAFQLATAQGPLCNEPIQGIAVFLEEVTIAPSTDDESSTRDNFGRLTGEVIKTVQQAIKQGFLDWSPRLMLAMYSCEIQASTEVLGRVYDVLTRRRGHILSESLKEGTPFFTIVSLLPVALSFGFSDEIRKRTSGAASPQLIFQGYEVLDEDPFWTPFTEDDLEDLGELADKENVAKKYMDGVRKRKGLRVEGEKLVRDAEKQKTLKR comes from the exons ATGCCGATTGTGAACCCAGAAAAGCTAGTTGCCCTGCAACAAAATGCGCCagatattagaaat ATATGCATATTAGCACATGTT GATCATGGAAAAACTTCCCTTTCAGATGCCTTGATTGCGACCAATGGCATTATCTCTCCAAAACTCGCAGGTAAAATACGATACCTCGATTCTCGACCAGATGAGCAGACGCGCGGAATTACTATGGAGTCTTCTGCCATTTCGTTATACTTTTCCATGTTAAGACGAAATGCACCAGATGCTACACCCgaaaaaaaggaatactTGATCAATTTGATAGATTCGCCAGGACACATCGATTTCAGCAGTGAGGTGTCGACGGCCTCGCGATTATGCGATGGAGCTGTTGTCTTGGTGGATGCTGTAGAAGGTGTTTGCAGTCAGACTGTTACTGTTTTAAGGCAGACATGGGTAGAACATATGAAGCCTCTATTGGTAATCAACAAGATGGACAGACTTATTACAGAACTGAAGATGACACCAGCGGAAGCATATACACACTTGAGCAAACTATTGGAACAAGTTAATGCGGTACTTGGAAGTTTTTTCCAAGGTGAGAGAATGGAGGAAGATCTGAACTGGAGAGAGAAGGTTGACGAGAGAATTGCCGCTGCCGCTGcgaaagaacaagaaaagacAGCGAATGACGGAAGCACCTCGATTGATACCGAAGCTATCAACGAATTCCAAGAAAAGGACGATGAGGATATTTACTTTGCGCCAGAGAAAAATAATGTCATATTTAGCAGTGCCATTGATGGGTGGGCATTCACGGTCAGACAGTTTGCCAGCTTATACGAGAAGAAACTGGGAATCAAGAGAACTGCAATGGAGAAAGTCTTATGGGGAGATTTCTATCTGGATCCAAAGACCAAAAAAGTCCTTGGACCAAAACATCTCAAGGGGCGAAATTTAAAACCATTATTTGTCCAATTAGTTTTGGAACAGGTATGGGCTGTTTATGCAGCAACAACAGGTGGTGATAATGGAAAGGG TGATCCTGCCACGACAGAGAAAATCACAAAGTCATTAAATATTACTTTACCTCCACATGTTACACGTTCCCGCGATCCACGAGCGATTCTTACGACATTGTTCTCGGCATGGTTGCCATTATCAACTGCTTTATTAGTTTCTGTCATTGAATCTTTACCCGCTCCTCCAGTCGCCCAAGAAGGTAGACTACCAGCACTTATTGATGAATCTCCTGGTGCATCGCATGTAGATCCTAAGGTTAGAGAAGCAATGATAAAATTTAAGACTTCAAAGGAGGAGCCAGTTGTGGCTTATGTAAGTAAGATGGTTTCGATCCCGGAGAGCGAACTACCCGAGAATAAGCGACGAGGAGGTGCTCTAAGTCCCGAGGAAGCCTTGGAGATGGGTCGACGGAAACGAGCAGAGATTGCAAGACAGCAGGCTTTGGAAGAAGCCTCATCATCTGTTGATGGAGTATCTGATGCGCTTGGAGCAGTAAGCCTTGAAGAGCCCgccgaagaagagaagaaaacagACCCAGAACATCTGATAGGCTTTGCACGAATTTATTCAGGAACTCTATCTGTGGGGGATTCTATCTATGTGTTACCACCAAAGTTCTCACCTGCAAACCCACACAACAGTCCTGAACCAAAAAAGGTTACAGTGACTGCTTTATACTTGTTGATGGGTCGTGGATTAGAGCCACTTACTTCTGTTCCAGCAGGTGTTGTATTTGGTATTGGAGGCCTTGAAGGTCATATCCTCAAATCCGGAACCCTCTGCAGTCAATTGGAAGGTAGTGTTAATCTAGCAGGAGTTAACATGGGCTCACAACCTATCGTCCGTGTCGCTTTGGAGCCAGCTTGGCCTGGAGATCTCGACAAGATGATCCGAGGTCTTAAGTTACTCGTTCAGAGTGATCCTTGTGCTGAGTACGAACAATTCGCTAGCGGTGAACATGTCTTACTTACAGCAGGAGAATTACATTTAGAGCGTTGTTTGACGGATCTTCGTGAAAGATTTGCTGGGTGCGATATTCAAGCAGGAGAGCCAATTGTACCATACCGAGAGACTATTGTTAAAGCCGAAGATATGAAACCTCCGGCGGACAAGGAGCTTGGAAGAGGTACTGTTGTATTGTCAACTacatcaaaacaaatcacTATTAAGTTACGTGTAAGACCTCTTCCAGTTGAAGTCACAGAATTCCTGGGCAAGAATGCTGGTGCCATCAAGAGACTTTATTCCGACCGTCAAGCAGAggagaagagcaagaagacTGGTGATGACTCTACACAAGAGTCAGCCGAGCAGGAAGAAGTTGATGAAGTATTGGGTGGTGAGAAAGTTATGTCGTTGAATGAGTTCAAAAAAGAACTTCAGAAGACTTTCGAAGGGGTAAAGGGTCAAAAAGACATTTGGGCTTCAGCAGTAGATCAAATCACTGCGTTCGGTCCACGGAGAACTGGACCCAATCTTTTGCTGGACTCCACAGCAGATGGGATTCTTGGAAAATT CCTCCGCGAAGACACCACTGCCGATTCTCAAGAATCAGCAACTCAAACCCAGGCTCTCCAAGCCCGTTCCTTTTCTGACAAGATTAGTTATGCTTTCCAACTCGCCACTGCCCAAGGACCTCTATGCAATGAACCTATCCAAGGTATCGCTGTTTTCCTTGAGGAGGTCACTATTGCTCCTTCCACCGATGACGAATCATCCACTCGTGATAACTTTGGTAGATTGACTGGTGAAGTTATCAAAACGGTTCAACAAGCTATCAAACAAGGTTTCTTGGATTGGTCCCCAAGACTTATGCTTGCCATGTACTCTTGTGAAATCCAGGCTAGTA CCGAAGTCCTCGGTCGCGTTTACGACGTGCTCACCCGTCGTCGCGGACACATTCTCTCTGAATCCCTCAAAGAGGGTACCCCCTTCTTTACCATCGTATCGCTTCTTCCCGTCGCCCTCTCCTTTGGTTTCTCGGATGAAATCCGTAAGAGAACGTCCGGAGCAGCTAGTCCGCAACTCATCTTCCAAGGCTACGAGGTATTAGATGAAGATCCATTCTGGACACCATTTACGGAGGATGATCTGGAGGATTTGGGAGAATTGGCGGATAAGGAGAATGTGGCGAAGAAATATATGGATGgagtgaggaagaggaagggatTGAGAGTTGAGGGAGAGAAATTGGTTAGGGATGCGGAGAAGCAGAAGACGTTGAAGAGATAG
- the Bcstc2 gene encoding Bcstc2, whose product MAPTSTLNEASLDPDSVTKAQFETIARKLLQDISYKPLTTPQDIDLESFVLEQLLKVARVQHLDLKKIPQIAKLSVQAVSQLYPWHEKTLQNLIAIFTGYFFIIDDCVQDLLPNLRAFRRNLLAGMSNGPVLDGWMKVLTQIVTYYGPLASDFMYSSTFEVITMVVFESEMEGNFHCGPHAPNFPGYLRSKIGILEPFAKFIFPEKVFPEATCLQHYLLATPDLLELNASMNDVLSFYKESIVSTERNNYVYNYSAARGLTVHKALEDIAASLVECIRRLRLLFSSKPEMLKVVNSYIDGYIAINWLPRYRLSECDLPQMLTQSQNSQG is encoded by the coding sequence ATGGCGCCCACGTCCACACTCAACGAAGCATCGCTTGATCCGGATTCTGTAACTAAGGCTCAATTTGAAACTATCGCACGAAAGCTACTCCAAGATATATCATACAAACCTCTCACGACGCCTCAGGATATAGATCTAGAGAGTTTCGTTCTCGAACAATTACTGAAAGTAGCGCGCGTTCAGCATCTCGATCTCAAGAAAATCCCCCAGATTGCCAAGTTAAGTGTGCAAGCTGTGTCCCAACTTTATCCATGGCACGAGAAGACGCTGCAAAATCTTATAGCCATATTCACTGGttacttcttcatcatcgatGATTGCGTCCAGGATCTCCTGCCCAACTTGCGAGCGTTTCGTCGAAACCTTCTCGCAGGAATGTCCAACGGGCCCGTTTTGGATGGTTGGATGAAGGTTCTGACTCAAATCGTAACCTATTACGGGCCCCTCGCATCGGATTTTATGTACAGCAGTACTTTTGAGGTCATCACTATGGTCGTCTTTGAAAGTGAAATGGAGGGAAATTTTCATTGTGGCCCACACGCCCCCAATTTCCCCGGCTACCTCCGCTCAAAGATTGGGATCTTGGAACCTTTTGCCAAGTTCATATTTCCTGAAAAAGTGTTTCCTGAAGCAACGTGTCTGCAACACTATCTTCTGGCCACTCCCGATCTTCTCGAGTTAAATGCATCCATGAATGATGTCCTCTCATTCTATAAAGAATCGATAGTCTCTACGGAACGAAATAACTATGTGTACAACTATTCTGCGGCGCGTGGTCTCACAGTTCACAAAGCTTTAGAAGACATAGCTGCTAGTCTGGTGGAATGTATtagaagattgagattgcTGTTTTCCTCAAAACCGGAAATGCTCAAGGTGGTCAACAGTTACATTGACGGCTACATTGCGATTAATTGGTTACCTCGCTATCGTCTCTCCGAATGTGATCTTCCCCAAATGCTTACACAGAGTCAGAACAGCCAAGGTTGA
- the Bctul1 gene encoding Bctul1, with translation MPPQRGDVSLIFFVIMVLWWIASNDTGLPSNLGDSQNTAEEQLAHNRHVFGVLNTTSYGDFAPEKSDDPSYLNLTGFKAADGYRWERLSAFKQRSDQLRKWAGGVQDESNFNRESGWGLEGRIYTNVTGVVRGNWARYMSGLVGGKERRSGLNLSVIAPGVAWALTDEELWTRNVTGREGKVMLRLDEAAVEEMIVQATKKYLTEGESSPKTDEEPSKKESKVEKRDISDGIERVDLEIGAKPGTDILVREIAATLTVQDESSSGDGHEMRMHGVHWPNEGGVLLTTTSDKFAGAFGLPHFTTDEDHFTSSAEIMKKICYRRLQKLEESAKENPKSLLEPNSGQIDGLPTPHCEYILFAQVLPLKFNGLEYDDRSPRAHTFVQELENELRFPNGAPTPQAPKLQLSTIIFSPDCGFMLESKGPPDFAPVDGEHLIGMKQEVWLETIRSWLMVFAAVALGQALILKDQCKEASTPSTVGRVSIHTVAMMLLADGLLFFTMSLASATLSSIFPSALLTSFAGLMSVALGVRFIVNIYGVQEPERLEQERAQAAALSELQARNPPAAVRAAPVITAAGVDTLPLPVASSTQAASRNTSQNVPIIVPSDQDIDAEIAENVSATFAVPRPTGTPATVQQSRVTSDITPYYGQFILVLTVILLLSIMSTTWPVPIRTAYVYLCSFTYMSLWIPQIKRNITRNCRKALLWRFVIVQSLLRLSPFAYFFLYEDNFLFSESSWTAMMVLTGWVWCQLVVLYSQEVLGPRWAIPKRFGWYKEGWDYHPVLREDNVESGGLPIGLVKVPLGSPTTPGFEETDMSADERDNSKAGIRTVDCAICMQILEVPVVGIGEEEGAKGVLGAWDRRSYMVTPCRHVFHTQCLVGWMKYRLQCPICREGLPPL, from the coding sequence ATGCCACCTCAACGCGGCGATGTCTCTCTCAtattcttcgtcatcatGGTTCTATGGTGGATTGCGTCCAATGACACCGGACTCCCATCCAACCTCGGGGATTCGCAGAACACTGCAGAAGAGCAGTTGGCACATAATAGGCATGTGTTTGGAGTGTTAAATACAACAAGCTATGGGGATTTTGCTCCGGAGAAATCGGACGATCCAAGTTATCTGAATTTGACCGGGTTTAAGGCAGCGGATGGATACAGATGGGAGAGGTTGAGTGCGTTTAAGCAGAGGAGCGATCAATTGAGGAAATGGGCGGGAGGGGTGCAGGACGAATCGAATTTTAATAGAGAGAGCGGGTGGGGCTTGGAGGGCAGGATTTACACCAATGTGACGGGAGTGGTGAGGGGGAACTGGGCCAGGTACATGAGTGGTTTGGTAGGcgggaaggagaggaggagcGGATTAAATCTAAGTGTTATTGCACCTGGGGTTGCTTGGGCCCTCACAGATGAGGAGCTGTGGACAAGGAATGTGAcggggagggaggggaaagTTATGTTGAGGTTAGACGAGGCTGCTGTAGAGGAGATGATTGTACAGGCGACCAAGAAATATCTCACCGAAGGCGAAAGCTCACCGAAAACTGATGAAGAACCCTCGAAGAAGGAATCAAAGGTTGAGAAGAGGGATATTTCTGATGGGATTGAGAGGGTCGATCTTGAAATTGGCGCAAAGCCGGGTACAGATATACTTGTACGGGAGATTGCGGCCACATTGACAGTTCAAGATGAGAGTAGCAGTGGAGATGGACATGAAATGAGGATGCATGGCGTACATTGGCCAAATGAAGGGGGAGTTCTTCTAACAACTACCAGTGATAAGTTCGCAGGGGCTTTTGGTCTTCCCCATTTTACCACTGATGAGGACCATTTCACAAGCAGTGCGGAGATTATGAAGAAAATTTGTTATCGCAGACTACAAAAACTTGAGGAATCTGCGAAGGAAAATCCGAAAAGTCTTCTTGAGCCAAATTCGGGCCAAATCGATGGGTTGCCAACACCTCATTGCGAATACATCTTGTTTGCTCAAGTACTGCCTTTGAAGTTTAATGGCCTTGAATATGACGATAGATCACCTAGAGCACATACTTTTGTCCAAGAACTCGAAAACGAACTTCGGTTCCCAAATGGTGCTCCTACTCCTCAGGCACCGAAATTACAGCTATCTACAATAATATTCTCGCCTGATTGTGGATTCATGCTTGAATCGAAAGGGCCGCCAGATTTCGCTCCCGTGGATGGAGAGCACCTTATTGGTATGAAGCAAGAGGTTTGGTTAGAAACTATTCGTTCTTGGTTAATGGTGTTTGCAGCGGTAGCTCTTGGACAGGCATTGATCCTGAAGGATCAATGTAAAGAGGCTTCTACACCATCAACTGTAGGCCGCGTTAGCATCCACACTGTTGCTATGATGCTTTTAGCAGATGGGTTGCTGTTCTTTACAATGTCGCTGGCGAGCGCTACATTATCCAGTATATTTCCATCTGCGTTGTTGACATCATTTGCCGGCTTGATGTCTGTAGCACTTGGAGTTCGCTTTATTGTAAATATTTATGGAGTTCAAGAACCGGAACGATTGGAGCAAGAAAGAGCACAAGCAGCTGCTTTGTCAGAATTACAAGCTAGAAATCCACCTGCTGCTGTGCGAGCAGCACCGGTTATCACGGCAGCGGGTGTAGATACCCTACCCTTACCTGTCGCCTCTTCAACTCAGGCTGCATCTCGAAACACATCTCAAAATGTTCCCATTATAGTTCCCTCAGATCAAGATATTGACGCGGAGATAGCTGAAAATGTCAGTGCGACATTCGCAGTACCTCGTCCAACGGGAACTCCAGCTACCGTTCAACAATCGAGAGTAACCTCCGACATAACCCCCTACTATGGCCAGTTCATTCTCGTTCTAACCGTGAtacttctcctctccatcatgTCCACTACCTGGCCTGTCCCTATTCGCACAGCATATGTCTACCTTTGTTCGTTTACTTACATGTCCCTCTGGATTCCTCAGATAAAACGCAACATCACGCGTAATTGTCGAAAAGCACTTCTTTGGCGTTTCGTCATAGTACAGAGTTTGCTAAGGTTATCTCCCTTTGcttatttctttctctatGAGGATAATTTTCTCTTCAGTGAGAGTAGCTGGACGGCAATGATGGTTTTAACAGGGTGGGTCTGGTGTCAGCTTGTGGTTCTGTACAGCCAAGAGGTTCTTGGTCCCAGATGGGCAATTCCAAAACGGTTCGGATGGTACAAGGAAGGCTGGGACTATCATCCAGTACTGCGAGAAGATAACGTTGAGTCTGGAGGTCTCCCAATTGGTCTTGTGAAAGTCCCATTGGGTTCTCCTACAACGCCAGGATTTGAGGAAACGGATATGAGTGCAGATGAGAGGGATAATAGTAAAGCTGGGATTAGAACAGTGGATTGCGCCATATGCATGCAGATTCTTGAGGTTCCTGTTGTAGGGataggagaggaagagggtgCTAAGGGTGTCTTGGGAGCGTGGGACAGGAGGAGTTATATGGTAACGCCTTGTAGACATGTTTTCCATACCCAATGTTTGGTGGGCTGGATGAAGTATCGTTTACAGTGCCCGATTTGTAGGGAAGGCTTACCACCTTTATGA